Proteins from a genomic interval of Candidatus Omnitrophota bacterium:
- a CDS encoding HDOD domain-containing protein, whose protein sequence is MKDTLDTSSALPEKIVQEIDDIPPLPSIVVKVMQLIRDPESTAKQLTDVISQDQALTGNILRLCNSSYYGLPRVVSSLSQAIMYLGFHTVRNLVLTCSISKLFSPDKKVYGYKKGGLWYHAVVCALTCQIISKKIKPDIADAAFTAGLLHDIGQLVMAIIIKDTAETIVDLMESNNISDLKAERETVGFSHDELGAALANKWNFPDELVHAIRFHHTPEASKNKSILTAIVNLADAIVLELGYGVQLDQMKHPASSYALKIAKIDEELYNSLRDAAEEQISQFASQFIAIED, encoded by the coding sequence ATGAAAGATACTTTGGATACTTCTTCAGCATTGCCGGAAAAAATTGTTCAAGAAATCGACGATATCCCCCCGTTGCCAAGCATCGTCGTGAAAGTCATGCAGCTGATCCGGGATCCCGAATCTACAGCCAAGCAACTCACGGACGTGATTTCCCAGGATCAGGCGTTGACGGGCAATATCTTGCGGTTATGCAATTCTTCCTATTATGGATTGCCGCGCGTCGTTTCGTCTCTTTCCCAGGCCATTATGTACCTGGGTTTCCATACAGTTCGCAATCTTGTCCTCACTTGCTCCATCAGTAAACTCTTCAGTCCGGATAAAAAGGTGTACGGTTATAAGAAGGGCGGCTTATGGTATCACGCCGTCGTCTGCGCCTTGACGTGCCAGATCATCAGCAAAAAGATCAAGCCCGATATCGCGGACGCCGCCTTCACGGCGGGCCTGTTGCATGACATCGGACAACTGGTCATGGCTATCATCATCAAGGATACGGCGGAAACGATCGTCGATTTGATGGAAAGCAACAATATCTCCGATTTAAAAGCGGAGCGGGAGACCGTGGGCTTTTCTCATGACGAGTTGGGAGCGGCGTTAGCGAACAAATGGAATTTTCCCGACGAGCTCGTTCACGCCATTCGCTTCCATCACACTCCGGAAGCCTCTAAGAACAAGTCCATTCTTACGGCTATCGTCAACCTTGCGGATGCGATCGTGCTGGAACTCGGCTATGGCGTTCAATTGGATCAAATGAAGCATCCCGCCAGCAGCTACGCCTTAAAAATCGCCAAAATCGACGAGGAACTTTACAACTCCCTCCGCGACGCCGCCGAAGAACAAATTTCTCAGTTCGCCTCCCAATTCATTGCCATCGAAGACTAA
- a CDS encoding phosphate starvation-inducible protein PhoH, whose translation FNNGLNWIVKTCIGESNYGHIVLKGERSRGPICDIVIRKGL comes from the coding sequence ATTCAATAATGGATTGAATTGGATCGTGAAAACCTGCATAGGCGAATCGAATTACGGCCACATTGTGCTGAAAGGAGAGCGCAGCCGAGGTCCCATTTGCGATATCGTTATCCGCAAAGGATTGTGA